A genomic window from Sulfurospirillum diekertiae includes:
- the aspA gene encoding aspartate ammonia-lyase, producing the protein MSTRIEHDLIGDKEISNECYYGVQTARAAENFHITGITLEKFPTFITCLAKVKKAAALANHELGLLAENKKNVICEACDEIIGGQYHNQFVVDMFQGGAGTSTNMNANEVIANIGLEKLGHKKGEYKYLHPNNDVNLSQSTNDAYPTALRVALFEKLGELTVSMSIIKNSFAKKAVEFKDVIKMGRTQLQDAVPMTLEQEFRTYAVMIGEDIQRVIEAQQLMREMNLGATAIGTGINAHPNYSKTVEAKLQEVTGRPFVTAGDLVEATQDTGAYVQISGVLKRVATKMSKICNDLRLLSSGPRTGFGEINLPAMQPGSSIMPGKVNPVIPEVVNQVCFQVIGTDVSVTMACEAGQLQLNVFEPVIAYNLFTSVNMMKNAFETLAYTCVDGITANPDRCKALVLNSIGLVTALNPFIGYENSTSVAKEALETGGSVYDIVLARGLLAKAELDDIIKPENMIKPRSYDKK; encoded by the coding sequence ATGTCAACTAGAATCGAACACGATCTAATCGGTGATAAAGAAATATCAAATGAGTGTTATTATGGCGTTCAAACAGCTCGCGCTGCTGAGAACTTTCACATTACTGGAATTACGCTTGAAAAATTCCCAACCTTTATTACATGCCTAGCAAAAGTTAAAAAAGCAGCAGCTCTTGCCAACCATGAGCTTGGACTTCTTGCGGAAAACAAAAAAAATGTTATCTGTGAAGCATGTGATGAGATTATCGGTGGTCAATACCATAACCAATTTGTGGTCGACATGTTCCAAGGTGGAGCGGGTACTTCTACAAATATGAACGCAAACGAAGTTATCGCAAATATTGGACTTGAAAAACTAGGTCACAAAAAAGGTGAATACAAATACCTTCACCCAAACAATGATGTTAACCTTTCTCAATCAACTAATGATGCCTACCCAACAGCACTTCGTGTTGCTCTTTTTGAAAAACTCGGTGAACTGACCGTTTCGATGAGCATCATCAAAAATTCATTTGCGAAAAAAGCAGTTGAGTTTAAAGATGTCATTAAAATGGGTCGTACTCAACTTCAAGATGCTGTTCCAATGACTTTGGAGCAAGAATTTCGTACGTATGCCGTTATGATCGGTGAAGATATTCAACGTGTCATCGAAGCACAACAATTGATGCGTGAGATGAACCTTGGCGCAACTGCTATTGGTACTGGTATCAATGCGCACCCAAATTACTCAAAAACCGTTGAAGCCAAACTCCAAGAAGTAACCGGTCGTCCTTTTGTCACAGCAGGTGATCTTGTTGAAGCAACCCAAGATACAGGTGCTTATGTACAAATCTCTGGTGTTCTTAAACGTGTCGCTACCAAAATGTCAAAAATTTGTAATGACCTTCGTCTTTTAAGTTCAGGACCAAGAACTGGCTTTGGCGAAATCAATCTTCCAGCAATGCAACCAGGCAGTTCTATCATGCCAGGTAAAGTCAATCCTGTTATCCCTGAAGTCGTTAACCAAGTCTGTTTCCAAGTCATTGGTACCGATGTTTCCGTTACGATGGCATGTGAAGCAGGTCAACTTCAACTCAACGTATTTGAGCCTGTTATTGCGTACAACCTTTTCACGTCCGTTAACATGATGAAAAACGCATTTGAGACATTGGCATATACCTGTGTTGATGGCATTACAGCTAATCCTGATCGATGTAAAGCACTCGTACTTAACAGTATTGGTCTTGTGACAGCGCTTAATCCATTTATCGGTTATGAAAACTCAACTTCTGTCGCTAAAGAAGCACTAGAAACAGGTGGTTCTGTTTATGACATCGTGCTTGCACGTGGTCTTTTAGCCAAAGCGGAACTTGATGACATTATCAAACCAGAGAACATGATTAAACCTCGTAGTTACGATAAAAAATAG
- a CDS encoding anaerobic C4-dicarboxylate transporter, protein MLWLEIIVVLAAIFFGARLGSIGIGYAGGLGVLVLTLGLGLKLGSIPIDVILIIMSVIAAIGAMQVAGGLDYMVSIAEKILRKNPKQITILAPIVTYVMTFFAGTGHTAFSTLPVIAEVAKEQGIRPSRPLSIAVVASQVAITASPISAAVVFLSGVMEKQGIGYLELLAVLIPSSFLACMCAAFVANFLGKDLKDDPIYQDRLAKGLVKTRGATQLEIKPGAKLSVAIFLVSILAVVTYATLISDKIGVIKNPVLPRNEAIMLFMFAAATFISFFTKIDAAQVLNSATFKSGMSACICVLGVAWLGDTFVVNHIKEIKAIAGDLLNVYPWLLAVVLFFASTLLYSQASTAKALIPSAILLGVSPLTIVASFAAVSALFVLPTYPTLIAAVEMDDTGSTRIGKYVFNHPFVIPGTIAIALSVIFAFVIGGMIL, encoded by the coding sequence ATGTTATGGTTAGAAATTATCGTCGTTCTTGCTGCCATCTTTTTTGGTGCAAGACTAGGTAGTATTGGTATCGGATATGCAGGAGGATTGGGTGTTTTAGTTTTGACACTGGGTCTTGGGCTAAAATTAGGGTCGATTCCTATCGATGTTATTTTGATTATTATGTCTGTTATTGCAGCCATTGGTGCAATGCAAGTAGCGGGCGGACTTGACTATATGGTCAGTATCGCTGAGAAAATCTTGCGTAAAAACCCTAAACAAATCACTATTCTTGCCCCTATCGTAACGTATGTTATGACATTTTTTGCAGGTACGGGCCATACAGCGTTTTCTACGCTTCCCGTTATTGCCGAAGTGGCAAAAGAGCAAGGCATTCGCCCTTCTCGCCCACTGAGCATTGCTGTTGTTGCTTCTCAAGTTGCCATTACAGCTTCTCCAATTTCTGCTGCCGTTGTCTTTTTAAGCGGTGTTATGGAAAAACAAGGTATTGGTTATTTAGAGCTATTAGCCGTTTTAATCCCATCTTCTTTCCTAGCCTGTATGTGTGCGGCGTTTGTGGCGAACTTCTTGGGCAAAGATCTTAAAGATGATCCAATCTATCAAGACAGACTCGCAAAAGGCCTCGTAAAAACCAGAGGCGCTACCCAACTTGAAATCAAACCCGGTGCGAAGCTCTCTGTGGCTATCTTTTTAGTCTCTATTTTAGCCGTTGTTACCTATGCAACCTTAATTAGTGACAAAATAGGTGTAATCAAAAACCCTGTTTTACCACGTAATGAAGCCATTATGCTTTTCATGTTTGCAGCAGCAACGTTTATCTCTTTCTTTACCAAAATCGATGCAGCTCAAGTGCTTAACTCTGCAACGTTTAAATCAGGTATGAGTGCTTGTATTTGTGTTTTGGGTGTTGCATGGCTTGGTGATACCTTTGTTGTCAATCACATCAAAGAGATTAAAGCAATTGCAGGTGATTTATTGAACGTCTATCCTTGGCTACTCGCAGTGGTTCTTTTCTTTGCAAGTACCCTTCTTTATTCTCAAGCATCTACCGCTAAAGCTTTGATTCCAAGTGCTATCTTACTCGGTGTTTCACCACTCACGATTGTTGCTTCATTTGCAGCGGTCAGTGCGCTTTTCGTACTTCCTACGTATCCAACACTGATTGCAGCGGTTGAGATGGATGATACAGGATCAACCCGTATTGGTAAATATGTCTTTAACCATCCATTTGTTATTCCTGGAACCATTGCGATTGCTCTTTCTGTTATTTTTGCCTTTGTTATCGGCGGTATGATCTTATAA
- a CDS encoding type II asparaginase — MNFLSKSIVALALVGATTSLMAKPTIAILATGGTIAGAGTSEIKSSYSAGAVTVDKLLAAVPAINDIATVKGEQISSIGSQEMNNKVWLKLAKRVNELLAQSDIDGVVITHGTDTMEETAYFLDLTVKSKKPVVLVGAMRSGTSMSADGPMNLLNAVNVATNKETTGKGVVVVMNDEIHSAREVTKVNTSSVNAFASPNAGKIGTVYYGDVKYLMQPTRKHTVTSEFDISKLEDLPRVDILFAHPEDTDTLVKAAVAAGAKGIIHAGMGNGNPFPTTEVALGEAVKKGVVVARSSRVPTGSTTLEGEVDDAKFGFIAVDSLNAQKARVLLMLGLTKTNDKKALQKMFLEY; from the coding sequence ATGAATTTTTTGAGTAAATCTATCGTAGCGTTGGCACTGGTTGGTGCAACAACGAGTTTAATGGCAAAACCTACTATTGCCATTTTAGCAACAGGAGGTACCATTGCGGGTGCTGGTACATCTGAAATTAAAAGCAGTTACTCAGCAGGTGCGGTTACGGTTGATAAACTTCTTGCAGCAGTCCCAGCTATTAACGATATAGCAACGGTTAAAGGTGAACAAATCTCAAGCATTGGTTCTCAAGAGATGAACAACAAAGTTTGGTTAAAACTCGCAAAAAGAGTCAATGAACTTCTTGCACAATCTGACATTGATGGTGTGGTTATCACTCATGGTACCGATACAATGGAAGAGACAGCTTACTTTCTTGATTTAACTGTAAAAAGCAAAAAACCTGTTGTTTTAGTCGGTGCTATGCGTTCAGGTACATCTATGAGTGCTGATGGTCCTATGAATCTTTTAAATGCTGTTAATGTTGCAACCAATAAAGAGACAACAGGCAAAGGTGTTGTCGTTGTTATGAACGACGAAATCCACAGTGCAAGAGAAGTGACTAAAGTGAATACCAGCTCCGTTAACGCATTTGCTTCTCCAAATGCAGGCAAGATTGGTACTGTTTACTATGGCGACGTGAAGTATTTGATGCAACCAACGCGTAAACACACTGTAACCTCTGAGTTTGACATTAGTAAACTTGAAGATCTACCACGTGTTGACATTCTTTTTGCTCACCCAGAAGATACAGACACTTTAGTCAAAGCGGCTGTTGCTGCTGGTGCTAAAGGTATTATCCATGCAGGTATGGGTAATGGAAATCCATTCCCAACAACGGAAGTAGCTCTTGGTGAAGCCGTTAAAAAAGGTGTTGTTGTCGCTAGAAGTTCACGTGTTCCAACAGGTAGCACCACACTTGAAGGTGAAGTGGATGATGCTAAATTTGGTTTTATCGCGGTTGATAGCCTCAACGCACAAAAAGCACGTGTTCTTTTAATGTTGGGACTCACTAAAACCAACGATAAAAAAGCACTTCAAAAGATGTTTTTAGAGTACTAA
- a CDS encoding sensor histidine kinase, translated as MKKLILFFSVLLFLSQSSLFAHDKKILVINSYHKGFQWSDDVLSGMEEVFYNHPEITINILYMDSKRVSSEEYYAKLRELYKLQLKNQKYDLIVAVDKFAYDFLIKYYHELFTDEPIVFTGLEQFFVEDVQKQGLEDRIYGILEKRSIPESIPMIARMMPNLKKLYIINDASANGDDSEPFIQQAMSEHNSQFEIEYIRQSTLEELEERFSKPNKDEAVFFVRFYNDKYGNLYKNSQIASMINKSALPVFITDTLFIGKGALGGKLVPVKNVGIATGEMAIDVLDQKIPPLHVMTMVDYSYQFDVQKIKQFEVYPNAAVKDFELVNAPLTFFDKHRKFIDAVFLISPFLLFLILGLIHNIYMRVRSEKELKAIELQKNKHQQFIIQQSKLAEIGEVFSSIAHQWKNPLVEIATLTQEHFYNYEDEGDEQSNQYVHDIMVQVRYMTDTINDFQKFIMPSSTKTVFDVSEAIDTMLKIINHNIKYNYIDVSIDISHATNLMVSGYKNEFMQTLLNVVNNAKDQIKESRDAKHIQRGSIRIIIYNHAKNVIIEIHDNAGGIPIECIANVFDAYFTTKDHGHGIGLYMSKLIIEDKMGGRIQASNADDGACFTITLGNAT; from the coding sequence ATGAAAAAATTGATATTATTTTTTTCTGTTCTTCTTTTCCTTAGCCAATCCTCTCTCTTTGCCCACGATAAAAAAATTCTTGTTATCAACTCCTATCATAAAGGTTTTCAGTGGAGCGATGATGTTCTTTCAGGCATGGAAGAGGTCTTTTACAACCATCCTGAAATCACTATCAATATTTTATATATGGATTCTAAGCGTGTCAGTTCGGAAGAGTACTACGCCAAATTAAGAGAGCTTTATAAACTCCAACTCAAAAACCAAAAGTATGACCTCATCGTTGCTGTTGATAAATTTGCCTATGATTTTTTGATTAAATACTACCATGAACTTTTTACAGATGAGCCTATCGTCTTTACGGGGCTTGAACAATTTTTTGTCGAAGATGTCCAAAAACAAGGGCTTGAAGATCGCATATATGGTATTTTAGAAAAGCGATCTATCCCTGAGAGTATTCCCATGATCGCACGCATGATGCCCAATCTTAAAAAACTTTACATTATTAACGATGCAAGTGCCAATGGCGATGACTCTGAGCCGTTTATTCAACAAGCGATGAGTGAGCACAACAGTCAATTTGAGATCGAATACATCCGTCAATCCACACTTGAAGAACTTGAAGAACGTTTTTCCAAGCCCAACAAAGATGAAGCAGTCTTTTTTGTTCGCTTTTATAATGATAAATATGGCAATCTGTATAAAAACAGCCAAATCGCATCCATGATAAACAAAAGCGCTCTACCTGTTTTTATTACCGATACGCTTTTCATTGGTAAAGGAGCATTGGGCGGTAAACTTGTTCCTGTTAAAAATGTTGGTATTGCTACAGGCGAAATGGCGATTGATGTTTTAGATCAAAAAATTCCTCCTTTACATGTAATGACAATGGTGGATTATAGTTACCAATTTGATGTCCAAAAAATTAAACAGTTTGAAGTCTATCCCAATGCAGCAGTCAAAGATTTTGAACTGGTCAATGCACCACTAACCTTTTTTGATAAACACCGTAAATTTATCGATGCTGTTTTTTTAATCTCCCCTTTTCTGCTCTTTCTCATTTTAGGTCTTATCCACAATATCTACATGCGCGTACGCAGTGAAAAAGAGCTCAAAGCGATTGAGCTGCAAAAAAACAAACACCAACAATTCATCATTCAACAATCTAAACTGGCTGAAATTGGTGAAGTTTTTTCTTCCATTGCCCACCAATGGAAAAATCCACTGGTAGAGATTGCCACCCTTACGCAAGAGCATTTTTATAACTATGAAGATGAAGGAGATGAGCAAAGTAACCAGTATGTGCATGACATTATGGTGCAAGTACGTTATATGACAGATACCATCAATGACTTTCAAAAATTTATCATGCCCTCATCCACGAAAACCGTCTTTGATGTGAGTGAAGCCATTGATACTATGCTCAAAATCATCAATCACAATATCAAGTATAACTATATTGATGTGAGCATCGATATAAGCCATGCAACCAATCTCATGGTCAGTGGCTATAAAAATGAGTTTATGCAAACCCTGCTCAATGTGGTGAACAATGCCAAAGATCAGATCAAAGAAAGCAGAGATGCCAAGCATATTCAACGAGGTTCTATTCGTATTATCATCTACAATCACGCAAAAAATGTTATTATTGAAATCCATGACAATGCAGGGGGTATTCCCATTGAATGTATTGCAAATGTTTTTGATGCCTACTTTACCACCAAAGATCATGGACATGGCATCGGACTTTATATGTCAAAGCTCATTATTGAAGATAAAATGGGCGGAAGAATTCAAGCAAGTAATGCAGATGATGGCGCTTGCTTTACAATTACCTTAGGAAACGCAACATGA
- a CDS encoding response regulator transcription factor, whose protein sequence is MKILVLEDNERLANVIKSVLIKEGYHVDLFLDGEKALDALNNGYHCFILDINVPSIDGLSILETVRIYHKEIPAIIMSSNHDLEKIQASYEIGCDDYLKKPFFIYELVQKVKKLCHKPSSTIALWIGYTYDYVNHRLFDPNNEEIKLAKKEGKFLDLFIKDRHRVITFSELEEYVWEGEETSILNMRALIKRLRRKLPDGAIEMIKEVGYRLGEL, encoded by the coding sequence ATGAAAATACTGGTTCTTGAAGATAACGAACGCCTTGCCAATGTCATCAAAAGTGTCCTGATTAAAGAAGGCTATCATGTCGATCTTTTTCTGGATGGTGAAAAAGCATTGGATGCACTCAACAATGGCTATCACTGCTTTATCTTAGATATTAATGTCCCTTCCATCGATGGACTCTCTATCTTAGAGACGGTGCGTATCTACCATAAAGAGATTCCTGCCATCATCATGAGTTCGAACCACGATCTGGAGAAAATACAAGCTTCTTACGAGATCGGCTGTGATGATTACCTCAAAAAACCTTTCTTTATCTACGAATTGGTACAGAAGGTGAAAAAACTCTGTCACAAACCCTCTTCTACGATCGCTTTATGGATCGGATATACCTATGACTATGTCAATCATCGCTTGTTTGATCCAAACAATGAAGAGATAAAATTGGCTAAAAAAGAGGGGAAATTTTTAGACCTTTTCATCAAAGACAGGCACCGTGTCATTACATTTAGCGAACTGGAAGAGTATGTCTGGGAAGGGGAAGAGACGAGTATCCTTAACATGCGAGCTCTCATTAAACGGTTACGCAGAAAATTACCTGATGGAGCAATAGAGATGATTAAAGAGGTTGGATACAGGCTAGGAGAATTGTAA
- the ureG gene encoding urease accessory protein UreG, translated as MATIKIGVAGPVGSGKTSIIETLTNLLKTNYSIGIVTNDIYTMEDANYLKGKLDIGSERIIGVETGGCPHTAIRDDISMNQKACEALQKEFPLDILFVESGGDNLSATFSYELIDYYMYVIDVAQGGDIPRKKGAGLLFSDLLVVNKTDLAPYVGVDMAQMHTDVSENRKNKPALFLSNKEPESFQKLVMWIEALM; from the coding sequence ATGGCTACCATTAAAATCGGTGTAGCAGGGCCTGTTGGAAGTGGCAAGACTTCCATCATCGAAACACTCACTAACTTATTGAAAACGAACTATTCGATTGGCATTGTGACCAATGATATTTATACGATGGAAGATGCGAATTACTTAAAAGGAAAGCTCGATATTGGAAGTGAACGTATCATTGGGGTTGAAACAGGCGGCTGCCCGCATACGGCAATTCGTGATGATATTTCTATGAATCAAAAAGCTTGTGAAGCACTTCAAAAGGAATTTCCTTTAGACATTCTTTTTGTTGAAAGTGGCGGGGATAATCTTTCAGCAACGTTTTCGTATGAGTTGATTGATTATTACATGTATGTGATAGATGTTGCACAAGGCGGGGATATTCCTCGCAAAAAAGGGGCAGGGCTGCTTTTCAGTGACCTTTTGGTGGTCAATAAAACGGATTTAGCGCCTTACGTAGGGGTCGATATGGCTCAAATGCATACGGATGTCAGTGAAAATCGTAAAAATAAACCAGCACTCTTTTTGTCCAATAAAGAACCTGAAAGCTTCCAAAAACTTGTGATGTGGATTGAAGCGCTCATGTGA
- a CDS encoding urease accessory protein UreF produces the protein MPIEAIARFMQVLDSAFPSGSFVHSFGLESHVVSGMVHDKESLKQYLENHIVDQYRQCEFPFVAQCYQNLLAHNLKVLIRLDYQFSAMFSDAFAQASHDIGSNYLKHIEALPHHAIVKDYFHAIKMQYAVGNELAVLSTYAFELGMDKALFLVMWAKKNLMGIAMCAVKISRIKPSDIQEILFELDNFLLDAIKHHFPTMGNFNPLFEQTIYQHRVCEPKLFMT, from the coding sequence ATGCCCATTGAAGCCATCGCTCGTTTCATGCAGGTACTCGATAGTGCTTTCCCGTCAGGTTCATTTGTGCACTCATTTGGACTGGAATCCCACGTTGTTTCAGGAATGGTGCACGATAAAGAGAGTTTAAAGCAGTATCTTGAAAATCACATTGTTGATCAATATAGGCAATGTGAATTTCCTTTCGTGGCACAGTGTTATCAAAATCTCTTGGCGCATAATCTTAAAGTGCTGATACGATTGGATTACCAATTTTCAGCAATGTTCAGCGATGCCTTTGCTCAAGCTTCGCATGACATTGGCAGTAATTATCTCAAGCATATTGAAGCCTTACCGCATCATGCCATAGTCAAGGATTATTTTCATGCAATTAAAATGCAGTATGCTGTTGGTAATGAATTGGCGGTATTATCGACGTATGCTTTTGAATTGGGGATGGATAAAGCGTTGTTTTTGGTCATGTGGGCCAAAAAAAATCTTATGGGAATTGCGATGTGCGCTGTAAAGATTAGTCGTATTAAGCCCTCGGATATTCAAGAAATTTTGTTTGAGTTGGATAACTTTTTGTTGGATGCAATAAAGCATCATTTTCCAACGATGGGCAATTTTAACCCATTATTTGAACAAACTATTTATCAACATCGTGTGTGTGAACCTAAGCTTTTTATGACATGA
- a CDS encoding urease accessory protein UreE: MIKKVTHIMHEGEADDAVVLGWFDMQKPHLSAVSDKGVEFILKVSASHLHANDLLVCEDGYRICVQKGKDEVIQMRFDDAISFANIAYEIGNRHQPICIMPLTIMVLNDVALHPLIESIKEKQGIHVQLIHDFFQPSGKAHHAH; encoded by the coding sequence ATGATTAAGAAAGTAACGCACATTATGCACGAAGGCGAAGCGGATGATGCTGTCGTTCTTGGTTGGTTCGATATGCAAAAGCCACATCTCTCCGCAGTAAGTGACAAAGGCGTGGAATTTATCCTCAAAGTCAGTGCTTCCCATCTTCATGCCAATGATCTTTTGGTGTGTGAAGATGGGTACCGTATTTGTGTTCAAAAAGGAAAGGATGAGGTGATTCAGATGAGATTTGATGATGCCATCTCGTTTGCAAATATCGCGTATGAAATAGGAAATCGCCATCAGCCCATTTGTATCATGCCTTTGACGATCATGGTGCTCAACGATGTTGCTTTGCACCCTTTGATTGAAAGTATCAAAGAAAAGCAGGGTATTCATGTGCAGTTGATTCACGATTTTTTTCAACCCAGTGGAAAAGCACATCATGCCCATTGA
- the ureC gene encoding urease subunit alpha, translated as MKLSKAKYASMYGPTCNDRFRLADTDLIAEIEKDYTVYGEESKFGGGKTIRDGMSQSPTAIASADLIITNAIIMDYTGIYKADIGIKEGLICAIGKSGNPNNCDGITEGLEIGAHTEILSAEGKIITAGGIDSHIHFISPGQIHEALASGITTMIGGGTGPNTGTNATTCTPGEWNLAKMIASVDDLPLNFGFMGKGNSSSYEALKSQIEGGAMGLKLHEDWGTTPHAIDTCLQVADDMDVQVAIHTDTLNESGFVDDTINAFKGRTIHTFHSEGAGGGHAPDIMKVAGLESILPSSTNPTLPYTKNTIEEHLDMLMVCHHLSAKIPEDVSFAESRIRGNTIAAEDVLHDIGAISMTSSDSQAMGRVGEVIMRTWQVAHSMKTQRGSLEEDTARNDNFRIKRYIAKYTINPAVACGIDTLVGSVEVGKMADLVLWDRALFGVKPTMILKGGFIALSMMGDSNASIPTPEPNFYRPMFGSLGKAPSQISVIFTSQAAITNHLAEKLHIAKRLVAVKNTRNLSKKSMKLNDFVGDIHVNPETYEVRVNGNIIHSKAMTHLPMTQRYFLF; from the coding sequence ATGAAACTGTCCAAAGCAAAATATGCATCAATGTATGGGCCTACATGTAATGACCGATTTCGTTTGGCGGATACAGATTTAATCGCAGAGATTGAAAAAGATTATACGGTTTACGGCGAAGAGAGTAAATTTGGTGGTGGAAAGACAATTCGAGATGGGATGAGCCAGTCGCCTACGGCCATAGCCAGTGCGGATTTGATTATTACCAATGCAATTATTATGGATTATACAGGTATTTATAAAGCCGATATTGGCATCAAAGAAGGGCTTATTTGCGCTATTGGCAAAAGTGGCAATCCCAATAATTGCGATGGTATTACCGAAGGCTTGGAAATAGGAGCGCATACGGAGATTTTATCGGCGGAGGGCAAAATTATTACCGCAGGGGGCATTGATTCACATATCCATTTTATCTCACCGGGGCAAATTCATGAAGCACTTGCCAGTGGCATCACAACGATGATTGGTGGCGGTACGGGACCCAATACAGGAACCAATGCCACTACTTGCACACCGGGGGAGTGGAATCTGGCGAAGATGATTGCATCGGTGGATGATTTACCACTTAACTTTGGGTTTATGGGCAAAGGAAACTCCAGCAGTTACGAAGCGCTTAAGAGCCAAATTGAAGGGGGTGCAATGGGTTTAAAACTCCATGAAGATTGGGGTACTACACCACACGCCATTGACACATGCTTACAGGTTGCCGATGATATGGATGTTCAAGTAGCCATTCATACCGATACGCTCAATGAATCAGGTTTTGTGGATGATACGATTAATGCCTTTAAAGGGCGTACAATTCATACTTTTCATTCTGAAGGTGCAGGTGGAGGGCATGCTCCTGACATTATGAAAGTAGCGGGTTTAGAGAGCATTTTGCCTTCCTCTACCAATCCGACCTTACCGTATACCAAAAACACGATTGAAGAGCATTTGGATATGTTAATGGTATGCCATCATCTGAGTGCAAAAATCCCAGAAGACGTGAGCTTTGCCGAATCGCGGATTCGAGGCAATACCATTGCAGCAGAGGATGTTTTACACGATATTGGGGCAATTTCTATGACAAGTTCAGATTCGCAAGCGATGGGAAGAGTCGGCGAGGTTATTATGCGTACATGGCAAGTTGCACACAGTATGAAGACACAACGAGGTTCCTTAGAAGAAGACACGGCGCGAAACGATAATTTTCGCATTAAACGCTATATCGCCAAATACACCATCAATCCAGCTGTTGCATGTGGTATTGATACACTTGTTGGCAGTGTTGAGGTGGGGAAAATGGCAGATTTAGTTCTATGGGATCGTGCCTTATTTGGCGTAAAGCCCACAATGATTTTAAAAGGTGGTTTTATTGCGCTGAGTATGATGGGTGACTCCAATGCTTCCATTCCTACGCCCGAACCTAATTTTTATCGGCCAATGTTTGGCTCTTTGGGTAAGGCTCCCAGTCAAATCAGTGTGATCTTTACTTCTCAAGCGGCCATTACAAATCATTTAGCGGAAAAATTGCATATTGCTAAGCGTTTGGTTGCGGTTAAAAACACGCGAAATTTAAGTAAAAAATCTATGAAACTCAATGATTTTGTGGGTGATATTCATGTCAATCCAGAGACCTATGAAGTGCGTGTGAATGGAAACATCATTCATTCTAAGGCGATGACGCATTTGCCGATGACTCAACGCTATTTTCTCTTTTAG
- a CDS encoding urease subunit beta → MFLTYREQEKLMIYTASQLAWERKAKGLKLNFPEAVAIISAFILEGAREGKSVAELMVSARHILSHTDVMEGVASMMEMVQTEATFNDGTKLVTVHQPIAIDASTTGLPGEYLIDEGDIELNKGKEAHVLEVKNEGDRPIQVGSHYHFFEVNRALSFERVSAYGCRLNIPSGTSVRFEPGSIKEVSLIPYGGKRYISGFNGLVEGYLDDLKTKEIAMQRLNVFLGSKA, encoded by the coding sequence GTGTTTTTAACATATCGTGAACAAGAAAAATTGATGATTTACACTGCTTCACAATTAGCGTGGGAGCGAAAAGCAAAAGGACTCAAACTTAATTTTCCAGAGGCTGTGGCGATCATTAGCGCCTTCATTTTAGAGGGTGCGAGAGAAGGTAAAAGTGTGGCGGAGCTTATGGTCAGTGCACGGCATATTTTAAGCCATACAGATGTCATGGAAGGAGTCGCTTCTATGATGGAAATGGTGCAAACCGAAGCGACCTTTAATGATGGCACAAAGCTTGTCACCGTGCATCAACCCATCGCTATAGATGCTTCAACGACGGGCTTACCAGGAGAATATTTGATTGATGAAGGCGATATCGAACTCAACAAAGGTAAAGAAGCCCATGTTCTGGAGGTTAAAAATGAGGGAGACAGACCCATTCAAGTGGGCTCACACTATCATTTTTTTGAAGTTAATCGTGCATTATCGTTTGAAAGAGTCTCTGCATATGGGTGTAGACTCAATATTCCCTCAGGAACTTCGGTTCGCTTTGAGCCAGGCTCCATTAAAGAGGTGAGTTTAATTCCGTATGGTGGAAAACGGTATATCAGCGGATTTAATGGTTTGGTTGAAGGATATTTGGATGATCTCAAAACCAAAGAAATTGCAATGCAACGCTTAAACGTCTTTTTAGGGAGTAAGGCATGA